The proteins below are encoded in one region of Bremerella sp. P1:
- a CDS encoding NAD(P)/FAD-dependent oxidoreductase — MSEKIENVIIVGSGPAGWTAAIYAARANLKPLLYEGAALQEHYDLGRGPLGQLAMTTEVENFPGFPSGDLSGYLDNAIDESLRQYMAPHQKHGVSGPELMELMRQQAKNFGTRVVTDDIVEVDFSHQPFRLKPREGEEWLKTRSVIIATGARANYLGLESESKFKNRGVSACAVCDGALPRFREKPCIVVGGGDSAIEEADYLSKYSSVVYLVHRRDKFRASQAMVDRAMENKKIEIVWNHVVTEVLGDDQNGVTGAMLESTVDDSTKQLDATGFFLAIGHTPNTDFLKGKLDMNNAGYLKWTVPFRTNTSVDGVFAAGDVADDYYRQAITAAGTGCMSALDAERWLASQGLH; from the coding sequence GTGTCGGAAAAGATTGAAAACGTCATTATTGTCGGAAGTGGACCTGCGGGATGGACTGCCGCAATCTATGCGGCTCGGGCAAACTTGAAGCCTCTTTTGTACGAAGGCGCCGCACTTCAGGAGCATTATGACCTCGGGCGTGGCCCACTGGGCCAGTTGGCAATGACTACGGAAGTCGAGAACTTCCCAGGGTTTCCGTCTGGCGACCTGAGCGGTTATTTGGACAACGCCATTGATGAAAGTTTGCGCCAGTACATGGCTCCACACCAGAAACATGGTGTTAGCGGTCCTGAATTGATGGAGCTGATGCGTCAGCAGGCCAAGAATTTCGGCACGCGCGTCGTGACCGATGATATTGTCGAAGTCGATTTCAGCCATCAACCGTTCAGATTGAAGCCCCGCGAAGGCGAAGAGTGGCTCAAGACCCGCTCCGTCATCATCGCAACCGGTGCTCGAGCGAATTACCTCGGCTTGGAATCGGAAAGCAAGTTCAAGAACCGCGGCGTGAGTGCCTGTGCGGTTTGCGACGGTGCCTTGCCGCGATTCCGCGAGAAGCCGTGCATCGTGGTCGGTGGTGGTGACTCAGCCATCGAAGAAGCGGACTACTTGAGCAAGTACAGCTCGGTGGTCTACCTGGTACATCGCCGCGATAAATTCCGTGCATCGCAGGCCATGGTCGACCGGGCAATGGAAAACAAGAAGATCGAAATTGTCTGGAATCACGTTGTGACGGAAGTCTTGGGTGACGACCAAAACGGTGTGACCGGTGCCATGCTCGAAAGCACGGTCGATGATTCGACCAAGCAACTGGATGCGACCGGCTTCTTCCTGGCGATTGGCCATACGCCTAACACCGACTTCCTGAAGGGGAAGCTCGATATGAACAACGCTGGTTACCTCAAGTGGACGGTGCCTTTCCGTACCAATACGAGCGTCGACGGCGTTTTTGCAGCCGGTGACGTGGCGGATGACTACTACCGTCAGGCGATTACCGCTGCCGGGACTGGCTGTATGTCGGCTTTGGACGCCGAACGCTGGTTGGCCTCGCAGGGCTTGCATTAA
- a CDS encoding divalent metal cation transporter encodes MSETVSKVETDREILQEAQAKGAGATLGAWVRLSGPGWLQSAITLGGGSLSGALFMGILGGYSLLWLQLVAIICGVVMLSAISYVTLSTGKRPFRQINAHINPVLGWGWIVATVAANMIFLMPQFGLCYAALNKNLAPGLVGDSMEAKATVSLLLLVAGGVLVFMNSRPGLATKIFDILLKAMIGVIVICFFGVVVKLGMSGEAFSWSEVFAGFIPDFSAATEPTGQLGDIAAEVQETYRGFWTDRIVADQRAAMIGAAATAVGINMTFLLPYSMLARGWDKTFRGLARFDLSTGMAIPYILVTSCVVIASAAAFHAKVDADFLSTSPETMAKSPIYGGAEKTLALRVVKFDKDSLNVPQEYLDEAKGEDGNVDDAKLSGILLSAKYAPLKQAIADVPENEKKLAASLVKRSEFLLSESLAPLLGGEMARWVFGIGIFGMGFSTIIILMMINGYAFTEMLNTKPNGAAHVIGCLIAGLSGASWFILWDGPAKTWLAILVSSFAVMFLPIAYVTFFMMMNSKKILGDDKPKGLSWIIWNVLMVISVIGAIAAAVVSLTDKVTNPGTPFAQKAVVLTVVIGYLILFVGGFFLRSGKDDDDPIDADAAETA; translated from the coding sequence ATGTCTGAGACCGTAAGCAAAGTCGAAACGGACCGAGAGATTCTCCAGGAAGCGCAAGCGAAAGGGGCTGGAGCCACGCTGGGTGCCTGGGTTCGACTTTCAGGACCTGGTTGGTTGCAAAGTGCAATCACCCTGGGTGGCGGCTCGTTGTCCGGCGCGCTCTTCATGGGGATCTTGGGTGGATATAGTCTTCTGTGGCTGCAACTGGTGGCCATTATTTGCGGCGTGGTGATGCTTTCGGCAATTAGCTACGTCACCTTGTCGACTGGCAAGCGGCCTTTCCGTCAGATCAATGCTCACATCAATCCGGTGCTTGGCTGGGGTTGGATCGTAGCCACCGTCGCGGCCAATATGATCTTCCTGATGCCGCAGTTCGGTCTCTGCTACGCTGCGCTGAATAAGAATCTCGCACCTGGTTTGGTGGGCGATTCGATGGAAGCGAAGGCAACCGTTTCGTTATTGTTGCTGGTTGCCGGTGGCGTACTCGTGTTTATGAATTCCCGGCCAGGGCTGGCGACAAAGATTTTCGACATCCTTCTAAAGGCCATGATCGGTGTGATCGTGATTTGCTTCTTTGGAGTTGTCGTCAAGCTGGGCATGTCCGGCGAAGCGTTCTCGTGGTCGGAAGTCTTCGCGGGGTTCATCCCTGACTTTTCCGCAGCAACCGAGCCAACCGGGCAGCTAGGTGACATCGCTGCCGAAGTTCAAGAAACGTATCGTGGTTTTTGGACCGATCGAATCGTTGCTGACCAACGTGCCGCGATGATTGGTGCAGCTGCGACGGCGGTTGGCATCAACATGACCTTCCTGCTCCCGTACTCGATGCTGGCCCGCGGATGGGACAAGACATTCCGAGGTCTGGCACGATTCGACCTTTCCACGGGTATGGCGATTCCTTACATCCTGGTGACGAGCTGCGTCGTGATTGCTTCGGCCGCGGCGTTTCATGCCAAGGTCGATGCCGATTTCCTTTCGACCTCGCCAGAGACGATGGCCAAGAGTCCCATCTACGGTGGTGCTGAGAAAACGCTGGCGTTGCGCGTCGTCAAGTTTGACAAGGACAGCTTAAATGTCCCGCAGGAATATTTGGATGAGGCCAAGGGCGAGGACGGCAACGTCGATGACGCCAAGCTCTCAGGTATTTTGCTCAGTGCCAAGTATGCACCGCTGAAGCAAGCGATTGCCGACGTTCCTGAAAACGAAAAGAAACTTGCTGCGTCGTTGGTCAAACGCAGCGAGTTTCTCCTGTCGGAATCGTTGGCACCCCTGCTTGGCGGTGAAATGGCCCGCTGGGTATTTGGAATCGGTATCTTCGGTATGGGTTTCTCGACGATCATCATTTTGATGATGATCAACGGCTACGCGTTCACCGAAATGCTCAACACTAAGCCGAACGGAGCGGCCCACGTAATCGGCTGTTTGATTGCCGGGCTTTCCGGTGCATCGTGGTTTATTCTTTGGGACGGTCCTGCCAAAACCTGGCTGGCAATTCTCGTCTCCAGCTTTGCTGTGATGTTCCTGCCGATCGCCTACGTGACGTTCTTCATGATGATGAACAGCAAGAAAATCTTGGGCGATGACAAGCCAAAGGGGCTTAGCTGGATTATCTGGAACGTCCTGATGGTCATCTCGGTCATTGGGGCCATTGCAGCTGCCGTGGTGTCCCTCACGGACAAAGTTACCAACCCTGGTACTCCCTTTGCTCAGAAGGCCGTCGTCTTGACGGTGGTTATCGGGTACCTGATCCTATTTGTAGGCGGATTCTTCCTCCGTAGCGGCAAAGACGACGACGATCCTATCGATGCCGATGCGGCAGAAACTGCCTAG
- the asnS gene encoding asparagine--tRNA ligase, protein MEKRTVLQARSADSIGQQVCLEGWVRTRRDSKGGFSFIELNDGSCLANIQVVADNQLSNYESEVKHLTPGCSIRVVGEVKESQGKGQATEVQASEVFLYGTADAETYPLQKKRHTFEKLREWAHLRTRSNTFGSVFRVRNRVSYSIHQFFQERGYLYVNTPIITASDCEGAGEMFRVTTLDVEKPPMVDGKVDFSKDFFARPAYLTVSGQLEGEIFATSLGKVYTFGPTFRAENSNTSRHLAEFWMVEPEIAFADLEENMEVAEAFLKRIFRDVMNDCAEDMAFFNERIAPGILDTLQSIVDSEFLRCSYTDAIDILEKSGQEFEYRVSWGVDLQSEHERFLTEQHFKRPVILHDYPRTIKPFYMRCNDDGKTVRAMDVLVPQVGEIIGGSQREERLDVLESRMKEQALNPEEYWWYLDLRRYGTVPHSGFGLGLERVLQFITGMGNIRDVIPFPRTPGWAEF, encoded by the coding sequence ATGGAAAAGCGAACGGTCTTGCAGGCACGCTCGGCAGATTCGATAGGGCAACAGGTTTGTCTTGAGGGTTGGGTTCGTACGCGGCGTGACTCGAAGGGGGGCTTTAGCTTCATCGAGTTGAATGACGGCAGCTGTCTCGCGAACATCCAGGTCGTTGCTGACAATCAGCTGTCCAATTATGAAAGCGAAGTGAAGCACCTGACGCCTGGTTGTTCGATTCGCGTGGTGGGCGAAGTCAAAGAATCTCAGGGGAAAGGTCAAGCCACGGAAGTCCAGGCCAGCGAAGTCTTCCTCTATGGGACGGCGGACGCCGAAACTTATCCGCTGCAGAAGAAGCGGCACACGTTCGAGAAGCTCCGCGAATGGGCCCACCTGCGAACTCGGTCAAATACCTTTGGCAGCGTGTTTCGGGTGCGGAACCGGGTGTCGTATTCGATTCATCAGTTCTTTCAGGAACGCGGTTACCTATACGTGAACACGCCGATTATTACTGCTTCCGACTGCGAAGGGGCTGGCGAGATGTTTCGCGTAACGACGCTCGACGTGGAAAAGCCTCCGATGGTCGATGGTAAGGTCGACTTCAGCAAAGACTTCTTCGCTCGGCCAGCCTATCTGACCGTGAGCGGCCAGCTGGAAGGCGAGATCTTCGCGACGTCGCTGGGCAAGGTTTATACGTTCGGGCCGACCTTCCGCGCAGAAAACTCGAATACCAGCCGGCATTTGGCTGAGTTTTGGATGGTTGAGCCAGAGATCGCGTTTGCCGACCTGGAAGAGAACATGGAGGTTGCCGAGGCCTTCCTGAAGCGAATCTTCCGCGACGTCATGAATGACTGTGCCGAAGACATGGCATTCTTTAACGAGCGGATCGCACCGGGAATTCTGGATACGCTTCAATCAATCGTCGATAGCGAGTTCCTGCGGTGCAGCTATACCGATGCGATCGATATCCTGGAGAAATCGGGGCAGGAGTTTGAATACCGCGTGAGCTGGGGTGTGGATCTTCAGTCGGAGCACGAGCGATTCCTGACCGAGCAGCATTTCAAGCGACCGGTCATTCTTCACGACTATCCGCGGACCATTAAACCGTTTTACATGCGTTGCAATGACGATGGTAAGACGGTTCGAGCCATGGATGTGCTGGTACCTCAGGTAGGTGAGATTATCGGGGGAAGCCAGCGTGAAGAACGCCTGGATGTGCTTGAAAGCCGCATGAAAGAGCAGGCCCTCAATCCTGAAGAGTACTGGTGGTATCTGGACTTACGTCGATATGGCACCGTTCCGCACTCTGGTTTTGGACTTGGCCTGGAACGCGTTCTACAGTTTATTACGGGCATGGGGAATATCCGGGATGTGATTCCGTTCCCTCGTACCCCTGGCTGGGCCGAGTTTTAA
- a CDS encoding rhodanese-like domain-containing protein, protein MIRRLMFVALSVMGTLSFAAIGYAVDLQELKKEVADGKAVLLDVREEVEWKKAHLSQADLVPLSTIATDKHAKKAIEKYTKDPEMKIYTYCRSGRRSVLAADMFKRVDAKVVAITQSYKDLVEAGFKETKDTDPKLDPPIQMN, encoded by the coding sequence ATGATCCGTCGCCTGATGTTCGTCGCGTTGAGCGTAATGGGAACGCTTTCGTTTGCCGCGATCGGCTATGCCGTTGACCTGCAAGAATTGAAGAAGGAGGTCGCTGACGGCAAGGCGGTCCTGCTCGATGTTCGCGAAGAAGTGGAATGGAAGAAAGCTCATCTCAGCCAAGCGGATCTCGTACCACTTTCGACGATCGCCACCGACAAGCATGCGAAGAAGGCGATCGAGAAGTACACCAAAGATCCTGAGATGAAAATCTATACGTACTGTCGCTCGGGCCGTCGCTCGGTTTTGGCGGCCGACATGTTCAAGCGTGTAGATGCCAAGGTGGTGGCAATCACCCAGTCGTACAAAGATTTGGTCGAGGCAGGTTTCAAAGAAACCAAAGACACCGACCCAAAACTTGATCCGCCGATTCAGATGAACTAA
- a CDS encoding NUDIX hydrolase — protein sequence MKSPETVFEGVRFNIERVWQGERPRDVMRHPGAAVILPLVDDDHVCLIKNYRIAVEQTLLELPAGTLEPNEPPEITAGRELEEETGYRADKIELLSAYYPSPGVMDEKMYMYLATGLTMHAPAREEGEEIENHVVTLEEAKAMIQDGRIADGKTIAGLLFYFQFRT from the coding sequence ATGAAATCGCCAGAGACCGTTTTTGAAGGTGTTCGTTTCAATATCGAGCGTGTCTGGCAAGGAGAGCGTCCGCGCGATGTCATGCGCCATCCTGGTGCCGCTGTCATTCTTCCTCTGGTCGATGATGACCACGTTTGTCTGATCAAGAACTATCGCATTGCCGTTGAGCAGACCCTCTTGGAACTGCCTGCCGGAACACTCGAACCGAATGAACCTCCAGAGATCACCGCCGGCCGCGAGTTGGAAGAAGAGACAGGCTACCGCGCCGATAAGATCGAGCTATTATCGGCTTATTATCCATCGCCAGGCGTGATGGACGAGAAAATGTACATGTACCTGGCAACCGGTCTCACCATGCACGCCCCGGCTCGCGAAGAAGGGGAAGAGATCGAGAATCACGTTGTGACCCTCGAAGAAGCCAAGGCCATGATTCAGGACGGGCGGATCGCCGATGGCAAGACGATCGCCGGCCTGTTGTTTTACTTTCAGTTCCGCACTTAG
- a CDS encoding sulfite exporter TauE/SafE family protein, translating to MTEIRFPFFFALDSTLMGLPPVRTWPRIWPFIAWLFAFYSVWLTIVTVGEYWPTVLSHWPIALTMSVGSYVAGSTPMGGGTVAFPVLVLLFDLPGSLGRNFGLAIQSIGMTSATIYILSTHRPVDWRLLRPALLGAFAGTPMGAALIAPYVPDLWVKLIFGVIWASFGILHLVKIRELTSNQGASDQGSLFDFSIGIAIGVTGGIASSITGVGIDMMIYAMLVLLYREDLKTAIPTSVILMAFTSLVGIASNIALSQVRPDTYAIDPQVFFYWLAAAPIVALGAPFGAIVVNLISRTPTLIIVSLLCIGQFVWTLIHEQVTGFALLASLVGVLLFNAMFHGLYYLGKGESPFPVGRQIELANDEVDG from the coding sequence ATGACCGAAATTCGCTTTCCGTTCTTTTTTGCCCTGGACTCGACCTTGATGGGACTTCCTCCCGTCCGTACCTGGCCACGAATCTGGCCGTTTATTGCCTGGCTATTCGCGTTCTACAGCGTATGGCTGACGATCGTGACCGTGGGTGAATACTGGCCAACAGTTCTCTCTCACTGGCCCATCGCGCTGACGATGTCGGTCGGCTCATACGTTGCCGGTTCGACCCCCATGGGAGGAGGAACGGTGGCCTTTCCCGTCTTGGTTCTGCTGTTTGACCTGCCAGGCTCTTTGGGCAGAAACTTTGGCTTGGCGATCCAGTCGATCGGAATGACGTCGGCGACCATCTACATCCTTTCCACGCATCGCCCGGTAGATTGGCGACTGCTCCGCCCTGCCCTGTTGGGTGCGTTTGCCGGAACGCCGATGGGTGCGGCGTTGATCGCTCCGTATGTGCCTGACTTGTGGGTCAAGCTGATCTTCGGTGTGATCTGGGCCAGCTTCGGCATCCTGCACTTGGTGAAGATACGTGAGCTGACCTCCAATCAGGGAGCCTCGGATCAAGGTTCGCTTTTCGACTTTTCGATTGGCATCGCCATCGGGGTCACAGGAGGGATTGCCTCCTCGATTACGGGCGTTGGCATCGACATGATGATCTACGCAATGCTCGTGTTGCTTTACCGGGAAGACTTGAAAACGGCCATTCCGACTTCCGTAATCCTGATGGCGTTCACGTCGCTTGTTGGCATCGCGTCGAATATCGCGCTGTCACAGGTTCGGCCAGATACCTACGCCATCGATCCTCAGGTCTTTTTCTACTGGCTGGCGGCGGCCCCGATTGTCGCACTCGGAGCTCCATTCGGAGCCATCGTCGTCAACCTGATTAGCCGAACCCCGACGCTGATCATCGTGTCGCTACTTTGCATAGGACAGTTTGTGTGGACATTGATTCACGAGCAAGTTACCGGCTTCGCATTGCTGGCGTCATTGGTCGGTGTCCTACTGTTCAACGCGATGTTTCATGGTCTGTACTATCTGGGCAAAGGAGAGTCGCCGTTTCCCGTGGGCAGGCAGATCGAACTTGCCAATGACGAAGTGGACGGTTGA
- a CDS encoding potassium channel family protein, with amino-acid sequence MVTHHLDPDHPPPERKQPLSGPIRKMATGAALFVAICVVAVFGYVAHGWRLDDAIYMVVITIFGVGYGEVQPVESTALRALTIMVIIAGYGAVIYTVGGFMQMVVDGELQKALGARRMHMEIDRLKNHTIICGVGRMGSILARELAAKGKSFVVIDTDERRLNSAQELGYLFINGDATDEHVLEQAGIKQASVLASVLSEDATNVFVSVTARGMNPDIMIIARGENPKTEKKLIGCGANKVVLPTAIGAKKLAQMIIRPSAENMLEQLTTQGDMNDELDRIGLRFDELTVADGSSLVNKTISNIELRSNHGFLIVGLRRKDGTTMLNPPAETVLVTGDIVIVLGHSNDIPQLAERFCATRGKVTYRGVTVDS; translated from the coding sequence GTGGTAACACATCATCTCGATCCGGATCATCCGCCACCGGAACGCAAACAGCCCCTTTCTGGGCCCATCCGCAAGATGGCCACTGGTGCCGCACTGTTTGTGGCAATCTGCGTCGTGGCCGTGTTTGGCTACGTGGCACACGGTTGGCGTTTGGACGATGCCATTTACATGGTCGTCATCACGATCTTTGGCGTCGGTTATGGCGAAGTCCAACCGGTCGAATCCACTGCCCTGCGTGCGTTGACCATCATGGTGATCATCGCTGGCTACGGGGCCGTCATTTACACGGTCGGCGGGTTCATGCAAATGGTAGTGGATGGAGAACTTCAAAAGGCCTTGGGAGCGCGACGCATGCACATGGAAATCGATCGATTGAAAAACCACACCATTATCTGTGGTGTGGGCCGAATGGGCTCGATCCTGGCCCGTGAACTGGCTGCCAAAGGCAAATCGTTTGTCGTGATCGACACCGATGAGCGACGGTTGAACTCGGCCCAGGAGTTAGGCTATCTCTTCATCAACGGTGATGCGACCGACGAGCATGTACTCGAGCAAGCCGGTATCAAACAGGCCTCAGTTCTCGCTTCCGTTTTGTCGGAAGATGCCACCAACGTGTTCGTATCGGTGACGGCCCGCGGGATGAATCCCGACATCATGATCATTGCCCGAGGTGAAAATCCAAAGACAGAGAAGAAGCTCATCGGATGCGGGGCCAATAAGGTTGTTTTGCCGACTGCCATTGGCGCGAAGAAACTTGCTCAGATGATCATCCGCCCGTCAGCTGAAAACATGCTCGAGCAGTTGACAACCCAAGGGGATATGAACGACGAGCTAGATCGAATCGGGCTTCGTTTCGACGAGCTAACCGTCGCTGACGGTTCCTCGCTAGTCAACAAGACGATTAGCAATATCGAGCTGCGAAGCAACCATGGCTTTTTGATCGTTGGTCTTCGCCGCAAGGATGGCACCACCATGCTGAATCCTCCGGCAGAAACGGTGCTGGTTACCGGCGACATTGTGATCGTCTTAGGCCACTCGAACGATATCCCGCAGCTTGCCGAACGGTTCTGTGCCACGCGAGGAAAGGTCACCTACCGTGGCGTCACGGTCGATTCGTAG
- a CDS encoding GNAT family N-acetyltransferase, with protein sequence MMRLEVRQAKREEFPVLWRLFHDTVHHVNRQDYTPEQLAAWAPDEVDLSRWALRMEGIDPLVVTAEAQIVGFSDLQSDGLVYMFYVHHLWQRKGVGSTLFTEIHRKAEQINLRELHSHVSITARPFFEVHGFEFVTSQVVTINGITLQNYLMQKTLSL encoded by the coding sequence ATGATGCGATTGGAGGTTCGCCAGGCAAAACGGGAAGAGTTTCCGGTGCTATGGCGGTTGTTTCACGACACGGTACATCACGTCAACAGGCAGGATTACACGCCAGAACAATTGGCAGCCTGGGCACCGGATGAGGTCGATCTCTCGCGATGGGCATTGCGGATGGAAGGGATTGACCCGCTGGTAGTAACAGCTGAAGCACAGATCGTTGGATTTTCTGATCTTCAGTCGGATGGTCTGGTCTACATGTTCTATGTTCACCACCTATGGCAGCGAAAAGGTGTCGGGAGCACGCTCTTCACTGAAATACACCGCAAAGCAGAGCAGATCAATTTGCGCGAACTTCACTCACATGTCAGTATCACGGCTCGGCCATTCTTTGAAGTGCACGGCTTCGAATTCGTCACATCTCAGGTGGTCACGATCAACGGCATCACACTGCAAAACTATCTCATGCAAAAGACGCTTTCTCTCTAG
- a CDS encoding pectate lyase, with amino-acid sequence MPATNRAAAAFLLCICLLISPLSAADGDPTAAEVLVAMKKAATYYHDQVAVHGGYVYFYSPDLSKRYGEGTASPDQIWVQPPGTPTVGMAYLEAYHATTDAYYLDAATETAEALIYGQLQSGGWTNCIDFDPKGQRTAQYRNGKGRGKNNTSLDDDQTQSAIRFLVRLDKAYDFKNETIHEAVTTALDALLAAQFANGAFPQVWTGPVDQSLPIQQASFPKYDWKTEGRIKNYWDMYTLNDGLAGSVAAVLVEAHETYGDDRYLSALKKLGDFLILAQLPSPQPAWAQQYNYDMNPIWARRFEPAAVAGRESQDAIETLLTIFEVTRDKKYLEPVPKAVNYLEASILPDGQLARYYELESNRPLYMNRNGKDYFLTYDDKNLPDHYGWKTSQKLEKLKNEYRKLVNSPKSTGTSKKVSADQVQGILESMDDQGRWITTFKDQKLVGDQRFHPGDQYISSETFAKNIETLSGYLKSSR; translated from the coding sequence ATGCCTGCCACCAACCGTGCCGCTGCGGCGTTTCTGCTATGTATCTGTCTGCTGATTAGTCCACTTTCCGCAGCTGATGGTGATCCCACCGCCGCAGAAGTATTGGTGGCCATGAAAAAGGCGGCAACCTATTACCACGATCAGGTCGCGGTTCACGGTGGCTATGTCTACTTCTACAGTCCTGATCTCTCCAAGCGTTACGGAGAAGGAACTGCTTCGCCCGATCAAATCTGGGTTCAACCCCCCGGCACGCCGACGGTGGGCATGGCCTACCTCGAAGCTTATCACGCCACGACCGATGCTTATTACTTGGATGCGGCAACGGAAACGGCCGAAGCACTCATCTATGGCCAACTGCAATCGGGCGGATGGACCAACTGCATCGACTTCGATCCCAAGGGACAACGTACGGCTCAATACCGAAACGGGAAAGGTCGCGGCAAGAACAACACTTCGCTGGACGACGATCAAACGCAATCGGCCATTCGTTTTCTGGTGCGATTGGATAAGGCTTACGACTTCAAAAATGAAACAATTCACGAAGCAGTAACAACCGCGCTCGATGCCTTACTGGCGGCTCAGTTTGCCAATGGAGCATTCCCCCAGGTCTGGACCGGCCCCGTTGATCAATCGCTGCCGATCCAGCAGGCCAGCTTTCCGAAGTACGACTGGAAGACCGAGGGACGCATTAAGAACTACTGGGACATGTACACCTTGAACGACGGTCTGGCAGGCAGTGTCGCTGCGGTCTTGGTGGAAGCCCATGAAACCTATGGGGACGATCGCTACCTATCGGCACTTAAGAAACTGGGAGACTTCCTGATCCTGGCGCAATTGCCAAGTCCACAGCCAGCCTGGGCTCAGCAGTACAACTACGACATGAATCCGATCTGGGCACGCAGGTTCGAGCCAGCCGCGGTTGCCGGCCGGGAATCGCAAGACGCGATTGAAACCCTACTGACCATCTTCGAGGTAACGCGTGACAAGAAGTACCTGGAGCCCGTTCCCAAGGCGGTGAATTACCTCGAAGCATCAATCCTCCCCGACGGACAATTGGCACGTTACTACGAATTGGAATCGAACCGCCCCTTGTACATGAATCGTAACGGCAAGGATTACTTTCTCACTTACGACGACAAGAACCTCCCGGACCATTACGGCTGGAAGACCAGCCAGAAGCTCGAGAAGCTCAAGAATGAATATCGCAAGCTGGTTAATTCGCCCAAATCTACGGGCACCAGCAAGAAGGTTTCCGCGGATCAAGTTCAGGGCATTCTTGAAAGCATGGATGACCAGGGGCGTTGGATTACGACATTCAAAGACCAGAAACTGGTTGGCGATCAACGATTTCATCCTGGCGACCAGTACATTTCCAGCGAGACATTCGCGAAGAATATCGAGACGCTAAGCGGCTATCTCAAATCGTCCCGCTAG
- a CDS encoding VOC family protein, whose protein sequence is MNHPIPPELHGFIPHLVCDPCSDAIEFYKKAFSAEETFRLSTEAGDKFMHVQMTIDGATFFMADDFPEYCEGKSQSPKSLGGTPVTIHRYVPDCDAAMAQAVAAGATIKMPATDMFWGDRYGAIIDPFGHSWSFATPQRDVSMDEMKQAVKSMGEQ, encoded by the coding sequence ATGAATCATCCTATCCCACCGGAACTTCATGGCTTCATACCACACTTGGTTTGTGATCCCTGTTCGGATGCAATCGAGTTTTATAAGAAGGCGTTCTCGGCGGAAGAAACGTTCCGCTTGTCTACCGAAGCCGGCGACAAGTTCATGCACGTGCAAATGACCATCGATGGCGCGACCTTCTTCATGGCCGACGACTTTCCCGAATACTGCGAGGGGAAATCACAATCACCCAAATCGCTGGGCGGGACACCGGTGACCATTCACCGATACGTTCCCGACTGCGACGCCGCCATGGCTCAAGCAGTAGCCGCAGGGGCCACGATCAAGATGCCTGCAACGGATATGTTTTGGGGAGATCGTTACGGAGCGATCATCGACCCGTTTGGGCACAGCTGGTCCTTCGCGACACCTCAACGAGATGTCAGCATGGACGAGATGAAGCAAGCCGTTAAGTCGATGGGCGAGCAATAA
- a CDS encoding VOC family protein — protein MPSITPFLWFNDQAEQAVNFYLSIFEDSRILTHARYGEVGPGPEGSIMTIEFELQGQKFVALNGGPHFTFSEAVSFVVNCETAEEVDHYWARLSEGGEQSQCGWLKDKFGVSWQIVPTLLQRLISDANRDKAQMVIAAMRQMQKLDVVALQTAYDDA, from the coding sequence ATGCCGAGCATTACCCCTTTTCTCTGGTTCAACGATCAGGCCGAGCAAGCCGTTAACTTCTACCTTTCGATCTTCGAAGACTCACGCATCTTGACCCACGCAAGGTACGGCGAAGTTGGACCAGGGCCGGAAGGTTCGATCATGACGATAGAGTTTGAACTTCAAGGACAGAAGTTCGTGGCCCTCAATGGCGGACCTCACTTTACATTCAGCGAAGCCGTTTCTTTTGTCGTCAACTGTGAAACGGCAGAAGAAGTGGACCACTACTGGGCCCGTCTCTCGGAAGGTGGCGAGCAATCGCAGTGCGGTTGGCTGAAGGACAAATTCGGCGTTTCCTGGCAGATTGTCCCAACTCTTCTGCAACGTTTGATCAGCGATGCCAATCGAGACAAAGCTCAAATGGTGATAGCCGCCATGCGGCAGATGCAAAAGCTGGATGTCGTCGCGCTGCAAACCGCCTATGACGATGCTTAA